The genomic stretch CGCCACCTCCGGCGCCTCGCTCTCGAAGGTCCCAGGCAGACACGGCCCGGCCAACGGGAGCGCGCCCTTGCTCCCCCAAACGAAGAACTCCGCATCCCCCGGAATCGCCTGAGTCGTAGGACGAGGCGCCCAGCTTCATCCAGATTGCGATGCTGCGCCAGACGAAGCCGCCGGCCTGGATCGCATCGCAGACCGCCGGGAGTTGCCTCCAGTCAGTAGCGATCAGCACGCGCGCGCCAGGGCGCAGTACTCGATGCGCGTCGGTCAACCAGAGAGCGAGCCAGCGCTCAAAGGACCGCTGATCGCGGTTGTCCCCGCTGAAGGTCTCCGTGACCTCGGCCGCCCCGCTCGCGCGGTACTTTGCCGACGGATCCGCCATCCGATCCCCGCGCGTGAATCCGCCCGACGAATACGGCGGATCCGTAACGAGAGCATCGGCGCTCGCGCTTGGGAGAGAGCGAAGCCACTCCCACGCCTCACCGTGGTGGATCGACCAGCTCACGGCAGCCCCCCAAGCCACGCGCGGACGGCCGCGATCGTCGCGGGCGTCGAGGCGCCCGAGTAGCGCGCGCCCTCGATCGCCGTGATGCTTACGCCCGCCGCGCGAGCCGTCCGCTCGATGCTGGAGCGCGCGATCTCGCGCTCGAGGCGCTCGGCCTCGAGGTCGTTGAGGCGCGCGCTCCGCCGCGCAAGCCTCGCGTTGCACTCGCTGACGTCGCCTGCGCGCTCGTGTCGTCTTGCCTTCACGGCAGCACCCGCCCGATCGCGCGCGACCCGACCCGCCAGCGGTCGCGAGAGATGCGCCCCGCGTGCGCCGAGCCGCACGGCGCGCCAGCGTAGGCCGCGAGCGGCGACGACGGGCAGAGCGCGGCCGAGGCGCGCAGCCGGGCGAGGCCGATCCGAACGCAAAGCCGCGCGTCAGTGAGCACCTCGCGCGGCGCGGCGTGCAGCTGCATCGCGCAGAGCGCGCGGCCCTGGTCGCCGACGACGCCGAGCCTGTTGGACGACTCGCGGAACGCGACGCCCACCGCCCACGTCACTTCGTCCCATGTGTGCGCCTCGGCGGCGATGGCAGCGGCGAGCGCGTCGACGTCGCCAGTCGGGGCGAGCGACCGCATGGCCATGGCGATGATGGCGGCGTCGGGGCTCATCGCGGCCCCCGGCCGAGCAGGCGGCGAGCGTCGCGCGCATCCTGCGCGTCGCGAGCTCGTGGAGCGCGACCATCACCACGAGCCCCACGGCGAACGCGGCGATCACTTCCGCACCGCCGGCACGATGTCGTAGGGGATGGGCCGCGTGAGCCGCTGCACCTCGCGCTCGAGGTACCAAATCGCCTTGCGAAGGTCCTCCACCTCGCGCGCGGGTCGCTCTCCGGCGCGCCAGATGTATTTGACCGCGTTTCCGCGGCAGAAGTTCATGTGCTCGGTCACCCGGATGCACTCGATGCCGCTGGCGTGGTTCCGGTAGTGCGCCGGGTTCGTGGGGTCGGCCGTCGGCCTCTTGCGCGCGGTCATGACGCCACCTTCTTCCGCCGCATCATGCGCGGCCCGTTGCCCGTCGCGAGCCACTCAGCGTGGCAGCCGAGCACCTCGGCGAGCCGCTCGAGCGTGGAGCGCTTCGGGGCCGTCTTGCCCGACTCGACCAGCGCGACGATGCGCGCCGAAAGACCCGCGGCGACGCCGAGCGCCCTCCGCGAGTAGCCTGCTTCGGCCCGCGTCTCCGCGAGCCGTTCACAAATTGTGTTTGCCATGCTCCAGTCCTAGCAGCGGGAATCTTTTTTCGCAAGGTGAGAAAAAAGGCATTGACGTTTTTCTCATGCTGGCGCATGCTCCGGGACATGGACGACGAGCACAACGACTGCAACGAATGCAACGGCGCGGGGAGTTTCGCCCCGGCCTATTTCGGGGAGCGCGAGGCTCCCGACTGCCGCGAGCGACTCCGCTGCGAGGGCTGCGACGGCACGGGCCGCGAGGGCGAGTTGTGAAGCTCCGCGGCCCCGTGCGCGGGTGGTTCCTCACGCTGGCGATGCGCGCCGGCGTGAGCGTGGAGGAGCTGCTCGCGATGCGGGCGGCCGACGTGGACGCCCTCCTGCGGGCGCGGAGGGTCTCATGAGCGAGACGGCGATTGCGACGGTGGGGCAGATGACGGCAGCGCCGACGACGGGCGAGGTGTTCGCGCCGCGCACCATGGCGGAGGCCTGGAAGCTCGCGCAGACGTTCCACGCGAGCGGCCTGCTGCCGCGTGGCATCGCGTCGCCCGAGGCGGCGTTTACGATCATCGCGACGGGCGCCGAGCTGGGCCTCTCGCCGATGGCGTCGCTGCGGTCGATCCACGTCATCGAGGGCAAGCCGGTGCTCAGCGCCGCGCTCATCGCGGGCATCGTCCAGCGGCGCCCCGATCTCTGCGAGGGGTTCGTGCTCGTCGAGTCGAGCGACACGATCGCCACCTACGAGACGACGCGCCGCGGGCAAGCCCCCAGTGCGCATGCCGTTCACCATCGAGCGGGGCGCGCGCGCGCCTGACCGATAAGGACAACTGGAAGAAGTACCCCCACGCGATGCTCCGGGCGAGGGCCAGCGCCGAGCTTGCGCGCGCGGTCTACCCCGATGTGGTGGGCGGGCTGTACGACCCCGACGAGATCCCGGGCGCCGAGGTGCGCACCGTCGAGCCTCGCCCGGTCGTACAGCCGCCCCCGCGGCGCACGCTCGCCGCCGCGTCGCCGGCCTCGAGCGCCGAGACGTTGCCCGCGCCGCCCGAGAGCGCCGAGGTGGTGTGCTCGCCCGTGGACACCGAGGCGCAGAACATCGCCCGGCTCGCCGAGCTGGCGACCGCCGGGGAGCTCGCCGCGTTCGCCGCGGACGTGCCCGCCGCCGAGAAGACGCCGCGCCTCCGTGCGGCGTTCACCGCGCGGCTCGCCGCCGTCCGGAGCGCGCAGTGAGCCGGCGCCGCATCACGGCGAGCGCCTCGGCGCGCGCCATCGCCTGCGGGTACTGGCTCGACGAGGCCGTGGATCTGCCCGTCGAGCCGGTGAACGACGCGATGAGCGAGGGGGACAAGCTCCACAAGCTCATCGAGGAGGACGACGGGACCGACACCTACGCGATCGAGAACTGCTTGGACACGCGGCTTCGCGCAGCGCAACTCTACCTGCGCGAGCACTGCCCGCAGGACCACGGGCGCGAACAGGCGTACGGATACGACGGCGAGCGCGCGCGCTTCCTCGGCGTCGGCCGCGAGGTCTACGCCGCGCACCCTACCTGCACGGTCACGGGGACGGCTGACGTGGTGGCCCACCTCGGCGGGGGCCACTGGCTCGTAGCCGACTGGAAATCAGGCGAGCACGGCGCGCGGCACGCTCGCGAGCAGCTGCGCACCCTCGGCGCGCTCGTGCTCGCGGCGTACGGGGGCGAGCATGCGAGCCTTCACGCGGTGCACCTCGAGCACAACCAGGCCGCCAAGGTCTACGACCACGGCAGCATCGACGCGATGGACGCGGCGGCGCTGCTCCACGAGCTCCACACGCGCCAGCCCGGCCCGCCCGTGCCCGGCGACCACTGCGGCGACGCCTACTGTCCGCTGCGCGGTCGCTGCCCGGCGTTCGTCGCGACGGCCGAGCAGCTCGCAGCCCCCGACGTCGTCGAGCTTGTCCGTGAGCGGCGGAACCCGCTCGTGGTGGGCATCGTCGACGACGACACGGCGCGGCTCGCGGTCGACTTGCTGCCGCTCGTGGAGAAGCGCCTCCGACGTTGAAGGCCGACCTACGCGAGTACGCCGAGCGCCAGCCTGGCGAGGCGCTCGACCTGCTCGACGGCGGCGTTACGCGGCCGTGCGGCAATCGCGACAGGGCATCGACGCGAAGGCGGCGCTCGCGCTCGCCGAGCGCGCGGGCGCTGCGAAAGAGGACCTCGCGGCGTGCCTCACGTCGTCGAGCTTCCCAGTCTGGAAACGAATCGGAACGAAGCGAAAGGCGGCATCATGATTTCAGCGACAGTGGCAGGGCGACTCGGGGCGGACGCGCAGATGCGCGAGGTGGGCAGCGATGACCTGTGCGAGTTCTCGCTCGCGGTCGACGAGCGCGTAAAGGGAGAGAGGCGCACTACGTGGGTGCGCTGCACGCTCTGGGGCAAGCGCGGCGCGGCGCTCGCTCCCCACCTGCGCAAGGGCGACGCGGTGACCGTCGTTGGCGCGCTCAGCGTGCGGCTATTCGAGTCGAAGAAGGACGGCTCCACGCAGGCCAGCGTGGAGGTGAAGGTCAGCGAGGTCACGCTCCAGGGCAGCGCGGGCGAGCCCCGCGGCCAGGCCCCGACGCGGCAGGCGCAGCGAGCGCCGACGCGCGCCGAGCCCGACTTTGAAGACTCGGAGATCCCTTTTTAGACGCAGTGCGCCATGGCCGAATGGGTTGCACGGGTTCGATTCCCGGCCGGCCCTCGAAGGGAGTGGAGAACATGGGATACGCAAAGCCGGTGAAGATTGATGCGCTGATAGGGCGGACGTTCGCCAGTGTCACGGAGACAGACGCGACGGTCACCTTCGCCGGAGACGGCGGGCCGTCCTACCGGCTGGAGCACATGCAGGATTGCTGCGAGTCGGTATGGCTCGAGGACGTGACTGGCGACCTCGCTGACCTCGTGGGCTCCCCCATCGCCATGGCCGAGGAGTCGACTGATAAAGGTGCGCCCGGCGACGAGAGCACCACGTGGACCCTTCTACAAGCTCGGGACGGCCAAGGGGTACGTGACCCTGCGATGGTGCGGCATGTCGAACGGGTACTACGGCGAAGAGGTTGACCTGTTCGAGCTTGAGGGAGATTCGAGATGAGCAAGAGAGAAGTCATCGCCTACGCCATCACTCACGCGCCGAAGGGCGTGAAGGGTGGGCCGTATGAGGGATGCGGAGCCATCGGAGGCGCAAGCGCGCATCTCGGGTGTGCGCTACGGTGGCCGGATGCGGGCGGCGGGATGTGGGCGCGCGATGCGCTTGCCTCCGTTCGCCGCAGCGTCCCCACCGCCCGAGTCATCCGCATCGTGCGGGCGCGGCCCAGCGCAGAGCCCACGCAGCAGCCCAGCGAGGCGAGCGCCGTCGCGGTGCTGCGGGAGTTGGTGGCGTGGGACGACCAGCCGCGCGGCGAGATAAGGCCGTTCGCTCCCATCATAGACCGCGCCCGCCGCGTCCTCGCCGCCGCCGGCCCCGACCCCTCGGAGGTGGTGCGGGCGGCGATGCGCTACCTAGACCACGGGGACGACGGTCGCCTCGGGTCGGCATGGGTGAAATTTCGCGAGGCCGTGGACGCGTACCGAAAGGCTGGTGGGAAGTGAGCGAGCCAATCATCATCGAGACCCCCGCACCGCCGACGCGCGAGCGTCTTGTGTTGGTGCCGCCGTCGTGCGTCACCGAGGAGTACGAGAGCCAGGCAGGTCCGCGGCTCGGCATCACGGGCGGCGTGGCCCGCGACGCCACCCCCGCCGACCTGGAGCGCGCGGGGTATGTGACGGGGGAGATGCTCGCAGAGCATGTGCGTATCGTCTGGGCCGCCGGGCAGGAGGCCGAGCCGGTGGGCGTGGCGATGCTCCGCAGGCTGAAGGACCGCGCCGAGAAGGCGGAGCGGGAGCTTGCTGAGACGGAGAGCCACGCGGAGATGCGAGCGCGCATCCTGACCGCACGCGCCGAGAAGGCAGAGCGGGAGCGGGA from Myxococcales bacterium encodes the following:
- a CDS encoding helix-turn-helix domain-containing protein codes for the protein MANTICERLAETRAEAGYSRRALGVAAGLSARIVALVESGKTAPKRSTLERLAEVLGCHAEWLATGNGPRMMRRKKVAS
- a CDS encoding DUF3310 domain-containing protein; protein product: MTARKRPTADPTNPAHYRNHASGIECIRVTEHMNFCRGNAVKYIWRAGERPAREVEDLRKAIWYLEREVQRLTRPIPYDIVPAVRK
- a CDS encoding PD-(D/E)XK nuclease family protein → MSRRRITASASARAIACGYWLDEAVDLPVEPVNDAMSEGDKLHKLIEEDDGTDTYAIENCLDTRLRAAQLYLREHCPQDHGREQAYGYDGERARFLGVGREVYAAHPTCTVTGTADVVAHLGGGHWLVADWKSGEHGARHAREQLRTLGALVLAAYGGEHASLHAVHLEHNQAAKVYDHGSIDAMDAAALLHELHTRQPGPPVPGDHCGDAYCPLRGRCPAFVATAEQLAAPDVVELVRERRNPLVVGIVDDDTARLAVDLLPLVEKRLRR
- a CDS encoding single-stranded DNA-binding protein, translated to MISATVAGRLGADAQMREVGSDDLCEFSLAVDERVKGERRTTWVRCTLWGKRGAALAPHLRKGDAVTVVGALSVRLFESKKDGSTQASVEVKVSEVTLQGSAGEPRGQAPTRQAQRAPTRAEPDFEDSEIPF